ATATGCTTCTCTCAAGGAATGTATTTTTTTGAATCTGCATTTACGAACTGCAAGCCATGTACTTTTTGAAATCAAATCATTCTACCTCCACCATGCTGACGATATATATAGGAGGATAAAAGCCATTCCTTGGGAGGAATATATTTCTCAGGACGCTTATTTTTCTGTGATTTCGCATGTAGACAATCAAAGTGTAGACAATCCTTTGTTTGTCAATGTCAGAGTAAAAGATGCGATTGTAGACAGATTCAGGGAAAAGTCGGGCATAAGACCCAATTCTGGATCTGAATTGGAGGGTGCGGTTTTTCAGTTATTCTGGAAAGAAACCCAAGCCAGCTTATATATCAATACATCGGGCGAAACTCTGGCAAAGCATGGTTACCGAAAGATTCCCGGGAAAGCACCTTTGTTGGAAGCTTTGGCTGCAGCAACCATTTATGCTACAGATTGGGACAGAGAAAGTCCTTTTGTGAATCCCATGTGCGGATCGGGCACTTTAGCCATTGAAGCGGTCATGATTGCAACTGACCGATATCCGGGACTTTACAGAGAGCGTTATGCATTTATGCATATTTTGGGTTATGAGGAATCATACTACACGGATCAAAAAGAACAATTGGAGAAAAAAATCAAGGAAAAACCTGACTTGCGGGTGATTGCCAGTGATATCAGCGAGCAAGCGGTTTTATTCAGTAAAGAAAATGCAGGCTATGCAGAAATGGAAGAACTCATAGAATTTGAAGTCTGTGATTTTGAAGATACAACTATCCCGGAATCAGAAAATGGCATTGTGGTTTTCAATCCTGAATATGGCGAGAGGTTAGGAGAGGAGGAAGAATTGGGGTTGACCTACAAAAGGATTGGGGATTTTCTGAAACAAAAATGTGAAGGATACACCGGTTATATATTTTCAGGAAATCCATCTTTAGCAAAAAAAGTAGGTTTAAGAGCTTCCAGAAAAATTGAATTCTACAACGGCACGATAGATTGCAGGCTATTGAAATTTGAATTGTACAAAGGGACAAAAAAAGTGGTTGAATAAAAAAACCGGCTTCTTGCCGGTTTTTTTTGGAAAATTATTTTTAACAGTGGTCACCAAAGTTATTTAAGTAAATCTCAAGAGGTTAGAGATTGAAGTCAATCCTTTCAGATAAAACCGGCATATTTTAGTCTTCAATCCTATGTCTTCAATCTTATGTCTTGTGTCTTAAGTCTTGTGTCTTAAGATTAATTTCCCAAACATCAAAATCCCCCTAAATCAAAGCATCCCCATCAATCCATCAATCTTAGACTTAAGGTCATTGATGGCTTTGCTGTAGCGCTTATCCCACTCGGTAAGTCTTTCTGTTGATTTCATTTCTGTTTCATATTTGATCCCAGGAAGGATCCAAGATGCATAACCACTGAAAGGATCTGATGAAGCGTAAAGAGAACGGTACCAATTCCCAAAATACATTCCCTTTGGATCAATAAAGCTCTTTTCCAAAGACATCAGGCTTTTATTGATGGCATTCAGTTTTTTGGAATCGTTCAGGTTTGAAGCCAGCACTTCAGCGATTTTACTATCCAATGCCTCTGCACTTTTTTTCAATGCGGTGATTGAGTTTTTGGATTTCTCAAAACCTGAAAATTCTTTATGGTAGACTTTAACATCTTTTTCTGCTCCTTCAAAATGTGCTTGAAGGTCTTGCGCATAACGACTAACATGATAAGGTATGATTTCAGCATTCGCCAATCTTAGACTCAATATGCCAATCACTTGTTCTACTGTCCCGCCCATTTTGAAGCTCGGATCAGCAAATTTCTCATAATAGGTTAGGTTGTCATAATTGGTATGGTATAAGGAAGGGCCTCCTGCACCACCACTCATTGAAGGGACTCCTATATGCATATAGAAGGCTATGTGGTCAGAACCGCCACCTAAATTCCCAATACTTGGTTCTTCATTACCTTTCGCCCAGACATCATAAACAGTTTTGGCTGAGTCAGGATAGGCGACTTCTTTGGCGGCATCCATGATGGATCTTTTCAATGTTGGAGAAGAGGAGGTTCCAAAATTTCTTCCACCAACTGCTGCATCCAAATTAATATAAGCAACTGCTTTGGCCCCCAATTCATTTCTAAACTGTTCGACCCATTCAGTAGAACCAATTACCCCATGTTCCTCTGCATCCCAATGCGCAATTAAAATAGATCTTGCAGGTTTTTTTCCATCTTTGGCCATTTTTCCTAGAGTCTCTGCAAGGCTGAGTAACATGGCTGTTCCCGAATTGGGATCTGTTGATCCAAAACTCCATGCATCATAATGACAACCCAAAATGATCCATTCATCAGGATGGGTTTCTCCCTTTAAAGTACCTACTACGTTATTTGCACGGACGTATCCTTTTTCCTGTTTTACCATCAGTCTTACCGTGAGGTCTTTGCCACCTTCAAGCCTGTAAGTAAAAGGAAGACCGCCCTGCCAACCTGAAGGAACTGGTTTGCCTTCCATTTTCCCAAGAATTTCTTTTGCTGAACCATAAGAAAAAAGGAGTGACGGGGATAGTATGCAATCCTACTTCATCGGGGCTTAGTCTTTTAATTTTGGTTTTCCCATCCAAAGGAAGCGCAGGTTCAAAAGGTGTAAGGGGATCTCCGGTCCAATCGACCGTCAACAACGACCCTCTTTGAATTGAGCTTTCGCTAAAAGATGTGCCATTTGGATAAACAAGACCTCGGGCGTAACCTGAATCTCCAGGATCAGTAAAAATCAAAAGTCCGGCCGCACCGTACTGCTCAGCAAATTTCGCTTTGTATCCCCTGAAATTCCCACCGTATCTTGCCAGTACTATTTTTCCTTTAATATCTACTCCCAATTCAATTAATTTTTCGAAATCAGCTTTGGTTCCATAGTTGGCATATACTACCTCTGCGGTCACATCACCACTACCGGAATAGGCATTCCAGCCTTTCCACAGATCAGGGTGGGAAGAAAAAGGATCTTCTTTTAAGATATATTCCTGTTGGTTTAAAGGTTGACGAATCGGTGTGACCAATTCAATCAATGATTCCCCAGGTTCTTTGGACATGTAAAGGTCATAGGGGTATACAGCTACATCCCAACCTGCAGCTTTCATCGATTCAACCATGTAATCCTTGACCTTTTCATTTGCCACCGAACCCGCCACATGAGGAACAGAAGTTATTTCAGTCAGATGGGTTTTGAACCTGCTGAAATCCACGGTATTTTTAAACTCCCTTTCAAGTTCTAATTGTT
This window of the Aquiflexum balticum DSM 16537 genome carries:
- a CDS encoding THUMP domain-containing class I SAM-dependent RNA methyltransferase, with the protein product MIDFSQKGKVVVTFKDRFASYVEMELLDLGFKPVKIERTSIELYASLKECIFLNLHLRTASHVLFEIKSFYLHHADDIYRRIKAIPWEEYISQDAYFSVISHVDNQSVDNPLFVNVRVKDAIVDRFREKSGIRPNSGSELEGAVFQLFWKETQASLYINTSGETLAKHGYRKIPGKAPLLEALAAATIYATDWDRESPFVNPMCGSGTLAIEAVMIATDRYPGLYRERYAFMHILGYEESYYTDQKEQLEKKIKEKPDLRVIASDISEQAVLFSKENAGYAEMEELIEFEVCDFEDTTIPESENGIVVFNPEYGERLGEEEELGLTYKRIGDFLKQKCEGYTGYIFSGNPSLAKKVGLRASRKIEFYNGTIDCRLLKFELYKGTKKVVE